The Deinococcus malanensis DNA segment GACGCGACGTGCTGGGGCTGACGGCCGGTATCGGGTATGCCACGCCTGCCGGGTTAAGCCTGGGTCTCGACACCCTTGTCGGTCCGGGAGCCTTCGGGGTCACGGCCAGCGTCAGTGCCGCCGATGTGCTGGGTGAAGGCAGTGCGCTGCGGGTGTACGGTGCGTTCGAACCCTGGCGCAAGCAGGGGATGCCGCTCCGTGCTGGTGTGGAAGCCACCCTGCCGGCGGGACCGGGGCAACTGGGGCTCGAGCTGCGCGGAGGGCAGTCCTTCAATGGAGACATCGGCTATGGCGCACGCGTCTCCTACTCTTTGCCTCTTGGCCAGACCGAGCGTCGCTAACTCGGGCAGCGGTAGCCTGTCGCGTCCTGGGGAGAGGGCCGTGCTCCTGTCAGCTCGACCGCAATCAGTCGCTGTCGCACCTGCTTGCTCCGCCAGCGCCACGGGCATGCCGGTCTTCATCCTCATCTCTGGGAGCCACTGATATTAGAACCGTGAGCAACTCGCAGGGTACGCCTACCTTAAAGCTGTGGTCAGCGCAGCGAACCGCTTCTCATGGATCAGGACGAGATACTGCACCTTGTGAAAAACTTTCTGACCATGACCCTGATTGTCGCCCTGGGCTCGGGCGCCAGTGCACAGAGTGCCCAGGACATTATCAATAAGGTTGATGCCACCCAGAAGGCGGTCAAAGACGTTTCCTTCCGCCTGAGTGGCAACGCCAGCCTGGAAAGCAGCTCCCAGAAAATTGACCTGACCATCAAGAGCATTCCCGCCCAGGGTGTCGCCCGACTGCAATTTGCCGCGCCGGATGCGCTGGCCGACAACGTGGTTGTGGCTGACCGGACGGAAGTGCGGCAGTACCTGTTCCTGACCAATCAGGTCACCGTGACTCCCCTCAAGAAGGCGGCAGAGGGTGCTGGCTTCGGTGGCCTGGACTTCACCCAGTTCAGCAATCCGGCGGCCCTGCTCAAGGACTACAGCGTGAAGCTGCTGGGAACTTCCGGGACGGCCGGAAAGAGGGTATTCCAGCTTGAAGCGACACCTAAAAACGGCGGTGACCGTGCCCGGGTGTGGATCAGCGAAGCCGGCTGGCGTCCGACCAGAATGCAACTGCTCAGCGGGGGAAGGACGGTGGCTGATCTGGCGGTCTCCAACTACCGGACCAACGCTGGCCTGACCGTTGCGGGCCTGAAAACCCTGCCCAAAAATGCCGAAATCATTCGTCAGTAATACGTCTCTACCCTCTGTCCTCATCTCTAAAGGACTGAAAAAGCCCCCCGCATGATCGCGGGGGGTTTGTCGATGAAAGGCTAAATGTGGAGCTCAGTTCAATTCAAAACGCGGCGGGCACCCTGGTAGCGGCTGGCCCAGTAGGGGTTGCTGAACAGTGGCTCTACCATGGAGCGGCCCCTGTAGCTGTTGGCGTTGGCCATCAGGCCGCCGCCCAGGTAGATGCCGACGTGGCTGGCGTTGCGGCCGGTGGTGTTGAAGAACACCAGATCACCTTCGCGCAGGTGGCTGCGGTTGACCGGCGCGCCGACGCCCCATTGCGCGGCAGCGGTGCGGGGCAGGTTGATGCCCATCTGACGGAACACATTCATGGTGAAGGCCGAGCAGTCAATCCCACCATTGCCGTTGCCGCCCAGCACGTAGCGGATACCCAGGAAGCGGGTGGCGGCGCTACGCACGAATGCACCGCCACGGCTGGGTGCGGCGACAGCCTGAGACGGACGGACAGGAGCCTTGGCGTTGGAATCGGCGCTCCCGGTATTCAGGCGCTGACCCACCTGGATGGTGGTGCTGCTGAGGTTATTCAGCTTCATCAGTGTGCTGGCGTCCAGGCCAGTGGCACGCGCCACAGAGTACAGGGTGTCTCCGGGCTTGACGGTGTAGGTGGCGGCGGTGGCACTGCTGAACGCAAGCGCGGCAAATGCAAGGGCAACAAAGGCAGGGGAACGTTTCATCGACAGGAGGAAGTTTAACGTATCTTTATTTAGTTGCCCTTAATACTTGAGAAAATCGAGACATTTATGCGTGCATACGGCCGTTATGCGTTCTGGTAATTATGAATCCAATCGGAAATGAGCCGATTGGTTCAGGGTTCTCAGACTTCAGCTCATGTCTGTGCGGGAGTTGAAACTGTGCGCTCATACGGTCTCCAGGATCATTAGACGTTAAACGCTATCTCAGGATTCTCATAACTGAAATCTGATCTGTTGCTTTCGGATGACCACTGAGCCCCGTAAGCCCCGCGCCTATACTTGAAAGACGATCCCGGTGCCGGTCGCTGGCACCTCGGTACCTAGCAGGAGGATGCATGAAGGAACCCATGACCACTGACCAGTTGCTCCAAGGGCTCAAGCATTACCGCCGCATTGCCCGGCAGGACATGCTGCGTGCCGGTGAAACCCCCCATCCGGAAGCCTTTTTGCGGCACGCAGAGAGCCGCCGTGAAATCTACGCGGCCCTGGGCACCTACTCGGAGCAGCATGCCAGTGACGAGGTCATTGCACACGCGCTGGATATGTACCAGCAACTTCCCTTCGTGACGGGGACGCCCGAGCATGAGCATGCCGACCTCAAGGGACGCGAGAACGCCCTGGAGAATTTCTTCCTGCTGGTCGGGCTTGATCCCAAGGCTCGCCGCGAAGCGCGGAACAAGCGCCCCAAGCTGACGCCCTGAGGCCACGCTGAGGCGGCACCGGCTTCGGGCGCGGTCAAAGCAGCGGACTGTAGCCGGGCACTAGACTGCCGGTTATGGCACATCCCGAATTTGTCGGACTCGTCAACTCCCTGCAGGCCACCGCTGAGGCTGCCCTGGGCGACCTGAACGCGGCGACTGCGAGCGCGGCACGCGACGGACTGCTGGCAGAAAACCGTGCCCGTCAGACCGCCGAGCGCAGCCTGAAACTGCTGACCATGCTTGCGGAAAAAACCCGGGGAAATCTGGACTTCACGGAGGCCGACCTGCTGACTCAGGCGATTGGCAGCCTGCGTGAACGCCTGAATGCCGCAGGGAACTAGAGTGCGGGCAGTACTGCAGCGGGTGACCCGGGCCACCTGCACGGTGGATGGGATAATCACAGGCCAGACAGGACCAGGTCTCCTTGTGCTTCTGGGAGTGGCACCTGGGGACACCCCGGAGACCGCAGCCGCGCTGGCAGGGAAGACCGCGCGGCTGCGGATTTTCAGTGACGACGCGGGCAGGATGAACCGCAGCGTGCAGGATATCGGTGGCAGCGTGCTGAGCATCAGTCAGTTCACCCTGTATGCCGACACCCGGGGTGGCAACCGGCCCAGCTTTACCGGCGCGGCGTCTCCTGATCGGGCCAGGGAGCTCTACCGGCTGTTTAACGATGCCCTGCGTGAGCAGGGGCTTATGGTCGGCGAAGGGGTGTTCGGGGCGCATATGGTCCTGGACCTGACCAACGACGGTCCAGTCACGATCACGCTGGACCTGCCCTGAAACGCGTCTTCTCACGCCGTCGCTCGCTATTCTGCCGGCCATGAAGCCCTCCGGACTGTTGCTGGTCGCCGCGCTGCTGACGGGTGTGGCTGGCGCCTATACCGTCAAACCCGGCGATACGCTGTATTCCATTGCCCGCGCGCATGGCACTACCGTCGCGGAACTTACCCGCCTGAACTCCCTGAGTGGAACGGAAATTAGTGTCGGGCAGGAACTCCGGGTGCCCGGTCAGCCCATTTCTCCTGCCCGCCCGGCACCGGTAACGACGCCACCTCCAGCCGGCGCGAAACCAGCACCAAAACCCGTCCTGCCTGCACCACTGCCAGCGAGCCAGCTGGCCCCCACCCCAGCCACTGCCCGAATCGCGGGGGTCAACATCCGCGTACCTCAGAGCCTGCGCATGGGCGAGGCCTTCGTGGTGCGTCTCAGCGGAGCCCGGGCTGCCCAGGCCACCGTGCGCTTTCCCAGTGAGATCGGAGAGGATGTCAGGGAACCGGCCGAGGTCCTGAAGCCCATCGGTGCGGCGGGGGAGTTCGTGGTGCTGGGCCGCGTGGTCCTGGGCAAAACCACGCCCCTGGTGTACGAGGTGAGCCTGAACGGCGAGCTGGTTCGGGGCCGGATTCCAGTGGTGGGGCTGGATCAGCCGATCCAGCATCTCAACCTGCCGCCGAAGATCAGTGGTGTGCTGCAGGACCCCCGACGTGCCGCCGAGGACGC contains these protein-coding regions:
- a CDS encoding C40 family peptidase, with protein sequence MKRSPAFVALAFAALAFSSATAATYTVKPGDTLYSVARATGLDASTLMKLNNLSSTTIQVGQRLNTGSADSNAKAPVRPSQAVAAPSRGGAFVRSAATRFLGIRYVLGGNGNGGIDCSAFTMNVFRQMGINLPRTAAAQWGVGAPVNRSHLREGDLVFFNTTGRNASHVGIYLGGGLMANANSYRGRSMVEPLFSNPYWASRYQGARRVLN
- a CDS encoding DUF1844 domain-containing protein, translating into MAHPEFVGLVNSLQATAEAALGDLNAATASAARDGLLAENRARQTAERSLKLLTMLAEKTRGNLDFTEADLLTQAIGSLRERLNAAGN
- the dtd gene encoding D-aminoacyl-tRNA deacylase, encoding MRAVLQRVTRATCTVDGIITGQTGPGLLVLLGVAPGDTPETAAALAGKTARLRIFSDDAGRMNRSVQDIGGSVLSISQFTLYADTRGGNRPSFTGAASPDRARELYRLFNDALREQGLMVGEGVFGAHMVLDLTNDGPVTITLDLP
- a CDS encoding outer membrane lipoprotein carrier protein LolA; amino-acid sequence: MDQDEILHLVKNFLTMTLIVALGSGASAQSAQDIINKVDATQKAVKDVSFRLSGNASLESSSQKIDLTIKSIPAQGVARLQFAAPDALADNVVVADRTEVRQYLFLTNQVTVTPLKKAAEGAGFGGLDFTQFSNPAALLKDYSVKLLGTSGTAGKRVFQLEATPKNGGDRARVWISEAGWRPTRMQLLSGGRTVADLAVSNYRTNAGLTVAGLKTLPKNAEIIRQ
- a CDS encoding LysM peptidoglycan-binding domain-containing M23 family metallopeptidase is translated as MKPSGLLLVAALLTGVAGAYTVKPGDTLYSIARAHGTTVAELTRLNSLSGTEISVGQELRVPGQPISPARPAPVTTPPPAGAKPAPKPVLPAPLPASQLAPTPATARIAGVNIRVPQSLRMGEAFVVRLSGARAAQATVRFPSEIGEDVREPAEVLKPIGAAGEFVVLGRVVLGKTTPLVYEVSLNGELVRGRIPVVGLDQPIQHLNLPPKISGVLQDPRRAAEDAAVEKAYVRRTPQRWSRPFAPALSGIKASSSSFAQPRTYVAGGQVAYHFGTDYPAQVGTPVLAVNDGSVVLAGTYPVRGGLVVIDHGAGVTSLYFHQNRVTVKPGQMVTRGQKIGEVGSTGLSGGPHLHLELRVRGEGTNPAGWMNRIWPR